The following nucleotide sequence is from Diospyros lotus cultivar Yz01 chromosome 3, ASM1463336v1, whole genome shotgun sequence.
TATGTTTTGATGACACAATTCATGTTGAGCAAGCCAGACCAGTTTCTGCAGtaacttgtaaaataaaatcCACCCCCCAAAAAGAAAGGGGAATGTTAACCATAATTTGAAAACAACTTCATCATCAGTCTCTCTCTTGTGCTCATTCTGTTCTCcgcaatttaattttaatagggATTTCTTTGTAGGACTGGACTTTCTCAGCTGCTTTTCGCATTGGCCTGCCTAAAGAAGTTCTAGTTCTTCCTGAGTCTGGAGTTTCATCAGATCTTTGAGTTGCTGCAGCAGCAGCGCCTTCATGCATTGGACCATTTAGAAAGTCGGGATCTGCTATCTCGAACAAATTTTCTGCCGGCTCATGCTGCTGGGATGTAAATCTAGCAGATTGCCTTCTCAAGCATCGCCTGAAGAAAAGGCAGTGACATGATGTTATACAACAACTCTATTGCGGTTGTTAAAAGCAACAACTGCTGGTTGCATGCTTCTAGGAATTATGTGGTTTTAGATCCTGGAAACTACAATAGGCTGCTCCAACTGTAATTATTCAGGAAAAAAAACTCTTTAACTTTCTTTGTGTTTGCGTTTGTGTACGTCTAATATATAACATGCATTCTATTAACAGCCATAACAATAGCAGTATCAATCGCAATTGAAGGTggcatataataattttaaagattATCCACAACAAGGAACATGGAGTAGTGAGCTCACAGAAGCCACAACAATAGCGTTCTTCCATAATTTTCAATGTCTGAACTAACCTTTTGCTTTCAGATGCCTCTTTCTCGGCCATGTGTTGAGACACAGTCAAAGATCCCATAGCTGCAAACACAGATAAGATCTGCTCACTGaacattaaatataaatcaataaCAAACGTTCAAACTAACTCCTTTGTGATCCAGATTTACATTGGCTTCTTGTTGAGCGCCTTCTGCCGCCTTTACCAGGTTTACTGTCATCATTAGATTTATGTTCATCAATGATCTCCCCTTCAATTGAGCCAACCTACCAAAAGGAGTTAGAAACAGAAATGAGAGAATGATTCTAGCAAAATAACAGCCAACTCAAAAGTAGATAAGCACCTCACAGCAGTTCTTTTGactgtttttcatttttcctttcccctGCAAAATCAAGAGGATAACATTAACTGAAATTATTTTGGAGTTTAAATTCAACTTAAATTCCAAAACTGCAAATATGCATGGTCGTTATCATTATGCATCTCAGCAAGGGTGGCCTACTGCACATTGAAAATGCTTGAATAAGATGTCCATTTCAATAACATAGGGTATTCTTATGCTCATAACCAATAAATATCATGACTGGATCAGCTTCAATGcctctttgttgtttttttccttttagaGAAATATTACACTCAATATTTACAGCAATTGACTCAACAGGCTACTGGTGAAAATCTTTCTTAGAAAGTTAATTAGAAGAAAATCAACACTTGTGCTGCCTGTGCTCAAATGGCATTCCTAGTCAACTCCATGGTAGCAATCACCACCATATACAAGGTTCCACGCACCGACCACATGAGGTAGTATGTGGACGGATAGGCCtccatcatctctctctcttagaaTCAACTTAAACTGAGCATCAGTATGCATGCGTTGCCTCCAACAATAAGCTAACACCCTTTTATCACGAGCGGGGTTACTGGGTTAGGCTTGATGGACAAGGCTTAGGATCACAAAGGTTGATCCTTCATGATAAGGAAAATTCCAAATATGAAATGGCCCAAAAACTTAGGTTGGAACATCTAGGTAGTCCGCTTAAGACACGTAGGGACTTGTGTACTGTGTTACGTTTACTAAGTTAGTAGATAATGGCGCCATTATCTCCACCAGGGAGGGTTCCCAAGGATCGCCTTGTGTGAACTGAATAATACAAACAACAATACTGAATCTAACGTTGGATATAATATGtcaatattaaaaacaaaacacacaatTGAAAAGGGGTTAAAAAATACTGGAATTTATAACCATCTGAATCTTTCCTTTAGGCTAACTGTTGGTACTGATAGATTGAATCAACGCAAGAAAATTCACGTGTTTTAACTAGGTgttctctctccttctccaaaaattatatgaaagttTTCAATGGGGCAAACAACCATAATATCCTGAATGGacctagcagcccaataatttataggttttcaatacatttttttatcacACATAATTCAATGCTGAGATAGACCTAGGCCAAAAAACCTAATTGGATCACTTTAAGTGGATTTTATCGGTCTAATCAACTCGTTTTTGACAATCCAAAattctaattacaaaaattttaatatctaataCTAGATCATGATTGACAAAACAACAATCATAATTGTCAAAGAAATTAAATGATTATGGAAGAATATAATAAATGGACAAAACACTAATCTTTCATGGAAAGCCTTTGattaattaaaggaaaaatcatTAACAAATGTAACCACCCTGTTTTGCAAAAATAGTGAGTAGAGTATTATAAATAGGTACAAAGCCTAAGACTACAAAGGAATCTAGAACTCTTGGTGTGTGGTTCAAGAGAGTCAGTACAGGTTCCCAGTAGTAAAATTTTTGTTAGCTCATGTCGAAGTAAGAGAACAAGAAGGACCTCCCCTTTTTGTCATCTAAATAATTCTGTATTTCCTCCTAATTTTGGTGTTCCTTGAGCATATGAAAAATACTTGAGAGGATAATTGTTATTGtttgttttcaattatttaattacagcataataataaatttcatattttcccACTTGTTGCCCTTCTTATTAATTGGAGGGTTTTCACATAAATTTTAGTGGGGTTTGTGCAGTTAATTGTTCTTTGATAACTGCTTAATTTCTTTTCgttattattattgtcttaACGAGACAGTTTTTCACCCTTACTATTGTATTCTTCAATTTCCACTCAGTAATCATTGAAATTCTTATTCAGCAAGTTGTATCAAGATAGTTTACAGTATCAATTATCAAACTAAGGTCAAATTGCTGGCACAGTGACCCCTCAAACCAAGGCCAGAATTTTTCTTCTTATGTGCTAGATAACCGCGGACAGAATATTTAAATCCTCATCCTCTCATCCAAAAAATTGATATAATCTACCTCCTGTTGCCTCTTTTGATTGTCTTCTATCCATTTATGGCTTTATCAGTCCTGAGTTACTTAATGTACCCCAACTTTTTCATCAGCTTCTAATGGTCAGCATACACTACAATCCGTCACAAAGATGATCCAATCAAGACTAGTTGAGAAAAATTTGTTGCAATAATAGAATGGAAGAATGTtcaccaaaagaagaaaagaaccgAAATTGGTATGGCAATAAAATAGATCAGGTAACGGAAGTTCCATTGACATAAAGCTGCTCCCAAGATGGATTAACGTGGAAGAAAACAAACACAATCCCAATAGGCACTTGGAGCAACGAGGGCATCCTTCTGAATATCCTAATTCTCAAATGTTCACAAATTCTACATGATATAGTTCTCAAAATCTCAACTCATTTTAAAGTATCCACATAATAGAAATATGTCAAACCTTCTCACTGAAAGTTGATTTCAGAGCAGGAAACACTCACAATATCATTTCCTTGGACTGCAAATTGagggaaaataaaaccctataATACACCCATCCCATGTTGCTTCTCCAACGTTGGTTTCTTTACACAATTCGGATGTTCATTAACTTCTCTAGAGACAACTATACCGAATTACCATCACTTCCAAGTTCCTATACGTTTCGAGCTCCAAAATTTACTAGTCATAAATCTTCATTATCACAATGCTTTGGAAATTGAAAACTAACCTCCAGTTCCAAGTTCTTGGCCTTAAGCAATGCATCCTTGCACACATTCTCATGCTGTAATGTTTTTAGCTGTAATCAGAATAACTAAACCAGTTAAATGTGAATACAGATATTAGGACAGTTAACAGCACGGGAGAAACAAATGTACTTCAGCTCCTAGAAAGAATCAGTATTTATAACAAGATTACCTTTTCTTTGCCTAAATTAAGCTCCTGAAATCAATGAAACACAATGACCATCagaaaattatacataaatgtccaaaaaggaaaaagaaaaaaaatagctaACGATGAGATTAAAGCAAAAACAAACCGCTATCATATGGCTATTGGATTGAGCAAGGGTCCAATTCTGTATCTGCATTTTCTGAAGATTAGTACGCATCTTCTGCAACTCTATCCCGgtcaattcaataattttacTGTTCATTCAGAAATTAAGGAAACCGGAAATgtgaatgaaaacaaaaaaacagacaaggataaaaatttataatccaAAACCAAAGAGGGATACTTCTTGTCTGCAATAAGTTTTGCAAGTGCCATGTTTTCCTGTTTCAAGTGTAACAGTCAAGAGAGCATCTCTGTAAGAAAAAGACATCACATAAAGATTGAATTACACCCAAAGAAGATTATACCTTGACAAGATGATCAATATACTCCTTAGCGGAGGAATCAGCTGGGCAGGGCTTTTTATCCGGCATAGGGGACTTGGGCTGAGGAATGGAATTGGTAATATCAGATAGCCGCTTCCTTACTTTGCTTCCAAAAGAAGACCTCTTTGCCATCTTATCCCCTTTCATAATATTCACTAGTTCTTCAAAACCCTAATCTAAACCCAAAGATCCCAGTTGCGTG
It contains:
- the LOC127796526 gene encoding SHUGOSHIN 2, which translates into the protein MKGDKMAKRSSFGSKVRKRLSDITNSIPQPKSPMPDKKPCPADSSAKEYIDHLVKENMALAKLIADKNKIIELTGIELQKMRTNLQKMQIQNWTLAQSNSHMIAELNLGKEKLKTLQHENVCKDALLKAKNLELEGKGKMKNSQKNCCEVGSIEGEIIDEHKSNDDSKPGKGGRRRSTRSQSMGSLTVSQHMAEKEASESKRRCLRRQSARFTSQQHEPAENLFEIADPDFLNGPMHEGAAAAATQRSDETPDSGRTRTSLGRPMRKAAEKVQSYKEIPIKIKLRRTE